A window of the Mesorhizobium opportunistum WSM2075 genome harbors these coding sequences:
- a CDS encoding efflux RND transporter permease subunit, with translation MSFSDLFIRRPVLSTVLACMILLLGFQGIFNLSIRQYPKVDETAITITTAYPGASADLIQGFISAPIARAVASTENIDYVTSSSRPSSSTVTVQMKLGSNPDVALTEVLSKVQGVRGTLPDASKDPVIVKGTGQQFAMMYISMQNPNMTKEQLTEYIERVIRPRMSTVEGVADVQIFGAQEYSMRVWIDPVRLAARGVTAAEVLAAINNSNFLSAPGNTQNEYVVSSITVRSTLQTPEAFAELPLRSTDGNVVRLRDVARVELGAENTDTRVSFNGKPGTFLAIFPTPAANPLTTAAALTKLVPQIQETLPKGMTIEVVYDATGQISASIDEVFKTIAEAVAIVVVVILLFLGSFRSVMMPIITIPLSLVGVCFLLFAVGYSINLLSLLAMVLAIGLVVDDAIVVVENIHRHMEEDHMTPMQAAFSGMREIASAIVAMTMTLAAVFAPLAFTGGLTGALFREFAVTLAGSVVLSGIIAITITPMMSARLLKPGNAGRFQRIVDGVFSRVEHVYERAVTGSLNYRPLTLLIVLALVGVTGFMFTKTSTELAPEEDQGFLLSLVTAPTYATSDYTETYVNQILGLVRDIPETRAQFSAVAFGGTTNSAFVGFAFKDWADRKRNSKELQADITARINKVAGVQAFVFAPPTLPGSGGGLPIAMVVRSTGNSSEVYQQAEQIKNKAQASGRFIVVQNSMSYDSPQVTVTIDRDRAAALNLPIADIGRTLTLLVGGAEVAQFDRDSNSYDIIPQVPQEFRDNPEKLGQYFVRSVTGEMVPLSAVVKISNNASPAAIEQFNQLNSSTISALPLPGVTTGDGLKVLEDIARESLPDTFFIDYSGQSRQEKEQGNTILIAFGAAVIVIYLVLAAQFESFRDPLIIMMAVPLSIFGAIVPLNLGLGTLNIYTQVGLITLIGLITKHGILLVEFANQQREIHGMRRRDAIIASAKVRLRPILMTTAAMALGVVPLITSSGAGAAARYSMGLVIFTGILVGTMFTLFVVPMFYTFIASKDLPHLAEKPDPKLMPALPD, from the coding sequence ATGAGCTTTTCCGATCTCTTTATTCGCCGGCCCGTCCTTTCGACGGTCCTTGCCTGCATGATCCTGCTGCTCGGGTTCCAGGGCATCTTCAACCTGTCGATCCGGCAGTATCCGAAGGTTGATGAAACAGCGATCACCATCACGACCGCCTATCCGGGTGCCAGCGCCGACCTGATCCAGGGCTTCATTTCCGCCCCGATCGCACGCGCCGTCGCCTCGACCGAAAACATCGACTACGTCACCTCGTCCAGCCGTCCGTCGTCCAGCACCGTGACGGTGCAGATGAAGCTCGGCTCCAACCCCGACGTGGCGCTGACCGAAGTGCTGTCCAAGGTCCAGGGCGTGCGCGGCACCTTGCCGGACGCGTCCAAGGACCCGGTCATCGTCAAGGGCACCGGCCAGCAGTTCGCGATGATGTACATCTCGATGCAGAATCCGAACATGACGAAGGAGCAGCTGACCGAATATATCGAGCGCGTCATCAGGCCCCGCATGTCGACGGTCGAAGGTGTCGCCGACGTGCAGATCTTCGGCGCCCAGGAATATTCGATGCGCGTTTGGATCGACCCGGTCCGGCTTGCCGCGCGCGGGGTGACGGCAGCGGAAGTGCTGGCAGCGATCAACAACTCCAACTTCCTGTCTGCGCCCGGAAACACCCAGAACGAATATGTCGTTTCCTCCATTACGGTGCGTTCGACGCTGCAGACGCCGGAAGCCTTCGCCGAACTACCGCTGCGCTCGACCGACGGCAATGTGGTGCGGCTGCGTGACGTGGCCCGCGTCGAACTCGGCGCCGAGAACACCGACACCAGGGTCTCCTTCAACGGCAAGCCCGGCACCTTCCTCGCCATCTTCCCGACCCCGGCGGCCAACCCGCTGACCACAGCGGCCGCGCTCACCAAGCTTGTGCCGCAGATCCAGGAAACGCTGCCGAAAGGCATGACGATCGAGGTCGTCTACGACGCCACCGGGCAGATCAGCGCCTCGATCGACGAGGTGTTCAAGACCATCGCCGAGGCGGTCGCCATCGTGGTCGTCGTCATCCTTCTGTTCCTTGGCTCTTTCCGTTCGGTGATGATGCCGATCATCACCATCCCGCTGTCGCTGGTCGGCGTCTGTTTCCTTCTGTTCGCGGTCGGCTATTCGATCAATCTTCTGTCGCTGCTGGCCATGGTGCTGGCAATCGGCCTTGTCGTGGACGACGCCATCGTGGTGGTGGAAAACATCCACCGCCACATGGAAGAAGACCACATGACGCCCATGCAAGCGGCGTTCAGCGGCATGCGCGAAATCGCCTCCGCAATCGTCGCCATGACCATGACGCTGGCCGCCGTGTTCGCGCCGCTGGCCTTCACCGGTGGCTTGACCGGTGCGCTGTTCCGCGAATTCGCGGTGACGCTCGCCGGCTCGGTGGTGCTGTCGGGCATCATCGCCATCACCATCACCCCGATGATGTCGGCGCGCCTCTTGAAGCCCGGCAACGCCGGCCGGTTCCAGCGCATCGTCGACGGCGTTTTCTCGCGGGTCGAGCATGTCTACGAGCGCGCCGTCACCGGTTCGCTGAACTATCGCCCGCTGACGCTGCTCATCGTGCTGGCGCTTGTCGGCGTGACCGGCTTCATGTTCACCAAGACCTCGACCGAACTGGCGCCGGAAGAAGACCAGGGCTTCCTGCTCTCGCTCGTGACCGCGCCGACCTATGCGACATCCGATTACACCGAGACCTACGTCAACCAGATTCTCGGCCTGGTGAGGGACATTCCCGAAACACGGGCGCAGTTCTCCGCCGTGGCCTTCGGTGGCACGACAAACAGCGCTTTCGTCGGCTTTGCCTTCAAGGATTGGGCTGACCGCAAGCGCAATTCCAAGGAGCTGCAGGCCGACATCACGGCTCGTATCAACAAGGTCGCGGGCGTCCAGGCCTTCGTCTTCGCCCCGCCGACGCTGCCGGGCTCCGGCGGCGGCCTGCCGATTGCCATGGTGGTGCGCTCGACCGGCAATTCCTCGGAAGTGTACCAGCAAGCCGAGCAGATCAAGAACAAGGCACAGGCCTCGGGCCGCTTCATCGTCGTGCAGAACTCGATGTCTTATGATTCGCCGCAGGTGACCGTCACCATCGACCGCGATCGCGCCGCCGCCCTCAACCTGCCTATCGCCGATATCGGCCGGACGCTGACGCTGCTGGTCGGCGGCGCCGAAGTGGCGCAATTCGACCGCGACTCCAACAGCTACGACATCATTCCGCAGGTGCCGCAGGAGTTCCGCGACAACCCCGAAAAACTCGGCCAATACTTCGTGCGCAGCGTGACGGGCGAGATGGTGCCGCTGTCGGCCGTCGTGAAGATTTCGAACAATGCCTCGCCGGCCGCGATCGAGCAGTTCAACCAGCTGAATTCATCGACGATTTCCGCGCTGCCATTGCCCGGCGTCACCACCGGCGATGGTTTGAAAGTGCTCGAGGACATCGCCAGGGAGAGCCTGCCCGACACCTTCTTCATCGACTACTCCGGCCAATCCCGGCAGGAGAAGGAGCAGGGCAACACGATCCTGATCGCCTTCGGGGCCGCCGTCATCGTCATCTATCTGGTGCTGGCGGCGCAGTTTGAAAGCTTCCGCGACCCGTTGATCATCATGATGGCGGTGCCGCTGTCGATCTTCGGCGCCATAGTGCCGCTCAATCTGGGCCTCGGCACGCTGAACATCTACACCCAGGTCGGCCTGATCACGCTGATCGGCCTGATCACCAAGCACGGCATCCTGCTGGTTGAGTTCGCCAACCAGCAGCGCGAAATCCACGGCATGCGACGGCGTGATGCCATCATCGCCTCGGCCAAGGTGCGCCTGCGGCCGATCCTGATGACGACGGCGGCGATGGCGCTCGGCGTGGTGCCGCTGATCACGTCCAGCGGTGCCGGTGCCGCGGCCCGCTATTCGATGGGCCTCGTCATCTTCACCGGCATCCTCGTCGGCACCATGTTCACGCTCTTCGTCGTGCCCATGTTCTACACCTTCATCGCCAGCAAGGACCTGCCGCATCTGGCGGAAAAGCCGGATCCGAAGCTGATGCCGGCCCTGCCGGACTGA
- a CDS encoding efflux RND transporter periplasmic adaptor subunit: MFKRILRIIIIIAVLAVLVIVVGGIVGFNFLRDNGIKQYFATMKPPAATVSTTIVKPSSWTPGVEAIGTVRAVRGVDLTVETAGIVKEIPFHANEKVAANAVLLQLDDAVERADLDAQKAQAALDQVSLNRALELTKRGVGSDSTLDSARAAASASASQVTRLQAVLEQKQLTAPFAGTVGIPKIDLGQYLSPGTSVVTLQDLDTMRADFTVPEQELPLLKIGQTVRLGLGGDDKPFAGAIRGIDPKIDPSSRLVNIRAEVANPDGKLTPGQFVQVRVELPEEQNVLILPQTALTTSLYGDYVFVVQPAKPAAAAPAKPEEKPAAATDKAADAKPADAKPADAKPADAMKPATDAMKPSAEAAKPAADAAKPADKPATDAAKPAAEGDKPALVLSQVFVKPGRRNQGMVEIVEGLKAGDEVVTAGQNRLFNGMSVNVDNTIDPTKSANKQADQQ, from the coding sequence TTGTTCAAGCGCATACTCCGTATCATTATCATCATTGCGGTCCTGGCCGTGCTCGTCATCGTGGTCGGCGGCATCGTCGGCTTCAACTTCCTGCGCGACAACGGCATCAAGCAGTATTTCGCCACCATGAAGCCGCCCGCGGCGACCGTGTCGACGACAATCGTCAAGCCATCGAGCTGGACGCCCGGCGTCGAGGCGATCGGCACCGTGCGGGCGGTGCGTGGTGTCGACCTGACGGTCGAGACCGCCGGCATCGTCAAGGAGATCCCCTTCCACGCCAACGAGAAAGTCGCGGCCAACGCGGTGCTGCTGCAACTTGACGACGCCGTCGAGCGCGCCGATCTCGACGCGCAGAAAGCGCAGGCCGCGCTCGATCAGGTGTCGCTGAACCGCGCCCTCGAACTGACAAAACGCGGCGTCGGCTCCGACTCGACACTGGACAGCGCGCGGGCGGCGGCGTCCGCTTCGGCGTCCCAGGTCACCAGGCTCCAGGCCGTGCTCGAGCAGAAGCAGCTGACGGCTCCCTTCGCCGGTACGGTCGGCATCCCGAAGATCGACCTCGGCCAGTATCTGTCGCCCGGCACTTCCGTTGTGACACTGCAGGATCTCGACACGATGCGGGCCGACTTCACGGTTCCCGAACAGGAGCTCCCGCTGCTCAAGATCGGCCAGACGGTTCGCTTGGGACTTGGTGGCGACGACAAGCCGTTTGCCGGCGCCATTCGCGGCATCGACCCCAAGATCGACCCGTCCAGCCGGCTGGTGAACATCCGGGCGGAGGTCGCCAACCCCGACGGCAAGCTGACCCCCGGCCAGTTCGTGCAGGTGCGTGTCGAACTGCCCGAGGAGCAGAACGTGCTGATACTGCCACAGACGGCGCTGACCACCAGCCTCTACGGCGACTACGTCTTCGTCGTGCAACCGGCCAAACCGGCTGCGGCGGCGCCGGCCAAGCCGGAAGAAAAACCCGCTGCGGCTACCGACAAGGCGGCGGATGCCAAGCCAGCGGATGCCAAGCCTGCGGATGCCAAGCCGGCGGACGCGATGAAGCCGGCAACCGATGCCATGAAGCCGTCCGCTGAAGCGGCCAAGCCCGCGGCCGATGCGGCTAAACCTGCCGACAAGCCCGCTACCGATGCGGCCAAGCCGGCGGCGGAAGGCGACAAGCCCGCGCTGGTGTTGTCACAGGTCTTCGTCAAGCCCGGTCGCCGCAACCAGGGCATGGTCGAGATCGTCGAAGGGCTGAAGGCAGGCGACGAGGTCGTCACCGCGGGCCAGAACCGCCTCTTCAACGGCATGTCCGTCAACGTCGACAACACCATCGACCCGACCAAATCGGCGAACAAGCAGGCCGACCAGCAATGA
- a CDS encoding TetR/AcrR family transcriptional regulator yields the protein MRAQRPNSREKILAAAADVARETGPGSLSLEAVASRAGVSKGGLLYNFPTKAKLMQGLVEDYLREFERALEAANGNGGGKNPLAVYIRLSANDCEEKQPSASWIFSAIAEDPDFMTPIKTFKRQLFERLKGETSDLKSLLVCYLAIEGLRSMNLFDSDVLSKDERDLLVSSLLEIAK from the coding sequence ATGAGAGCCCAACGACCGAATTCGCGCGAGAAGATTCTCGCCGCGGCGGCAGATGTTGCCCGGGAAACCGGACCCGGCAGCCTCTCGCTGGAGGCCGTCGCCAGCCGCGCCGGCGTGTCGAAAGGCGGGCTGCTCTACAATTTTCCGACCAAGGCAAAGTTGATGCAAGGGCTGGTCGAGGACTATCTGCGCGAATTCGAGCGGGCGTTGGAAGCCGCCAACGGCAATGGCGGGGGTAAAAACCCGCTCGCCGTCTACATCAGGCTGTCGGCCAATGACTGCGAGGAAAAGCAGCCCTCGGCGTCCTGGATCTTTTCGGCGATCGCCGAGGATCCCGATTTCATGACGCCGATCAAGACTTTCAAGCGCCAGCTTTTCGAACGGCTGAAGGGCGAAACATCAGACCTCAAATCGCTGCTGGTCTGCTATCTCGCCATCGAGGGGCTGCGCAGCATGAACCTCTTCGATTCCGATGTGCTGTCGAAAGACGAGCGGGACCTGCTGGTCTCGTCCCTGCTGGAGATCGCCAAATAG
- a CDS encoding ABC transporter ATP-binding protein translates to MSALEIRGIRKSYGSVETLKGIDIALQSGEFLVLLGSSGCGKSTLLNIIAGLAEATSGDVLIGGRSILGVHPKNRDIAMVFQSYALYPNLTVRRNIGFGLEMRGVAADERETAVNEAAKLLQIETLLDRKPSQLSGGQRQRVAIGRALVRKPQVFLFDEPLSNLDAKLRLEMRTELKRLHQMLQTTVVYVTHDQIEAMTLATRIAVMRDGRIEQLGTPEEIYNEPATLYVAGFVGAPSMNMLQAILIGGKLAIAESDVRMPLPARYASAAREGAPVIVGIRPEALRVASDTATELSLPVEIEVVELTGPELVTTARIGTQRLTACLPPRARVAKGEKHNLTFDETALCLFDPSTGKALPTA, encoded by the coding sequence ATGAGCGCGCTTGAAATCCGCGGCATCCGCAAGAGCTATGGCAGCGTCGAGACGCTGAAGGGCATCGACATCGCGCTGCAGAGCGGCGAATTCCTGGTGCTGCTGGGCTCGTCCGGCTGCGGAAAGTCGACGCTGCTCAACATCATCGCCGGGCTCGCCGAAGCGACAAGCGGCGATGTGCTGATCGGCGGACGCTCGATCCTCGGCGTTCACCCCAAGAACCGCGACATCGCCATGGTCTTCCAGTCTTATGCGCTCTATCCGAACCTGACCGTGCGCCGCAACATCGGCTTCGGGCTCGAGATGCGCGGGGTTGCGGCCGATGAGCGCGAGACGGCCGTGAACGAGGCGGCGAAACTGCTGCAGATCGAGACCTTGCTCGACCGCAAGCCGAGCCAGCTTTCCGGCGGCCAGCGCCAGCGCGTCGCCATCGGCAGGGCGCTGGTGCGCAAGCCGCAGGTCTTCCTGTTCGACGAGCCGCTGTCCAACCTCGACGCCAAGCTGCGCCTGGAAATGCGCACCGAGCTGAAACGGTTGCACCAGATGCTGCAGACCACCGTCGTCTACGTCACCCATGACCAGATCGAGGCGATGACGCTGGCGACGCGCATCGCGGTGATGCGCGACGGCAGGATCGAACAGCTCGGCACACCGGAAGAGATCTACAACGAGCCGGCAACGCTCTACGTCGCGGGCTTTGTCGGCGCACCGTCGATGAACATGCTTCAGGCCATCCTCATCGGCGGCAAGCTCGCCATTGCCGAATCCGATGTGCGGATGCCTCTACCCGCGCGCTATGCGAGCGCGGCTCGCGAAGGCGCTCCGGTGATCGTCGGTATCAGGCCCGAAGCGCTTCGCGTGGCGAGCGACACCGCGACGGAACTGTCATTGCCCGTGGAGATCGAGGTTGTCGAATTGACTGGCCCCGAACTGGTCACGACGGCACGGATCGGCACGCAAAGGCTAACCGCTTGCCTGCCGCCGCGAGCCCGGGTCGCCAAGGGCGAAAAGCACAATCTCACCTTCGATGAAACTGCGCTTTGCCTATTCGACCCTTCGACAGGCAAGGCCCTACCAACGGCCTGA
- a CDS encoding PfkB family carbohydrate kinase: protein MRPLAVIGNVNVDLIVGPVPPWPKAGTETVVDHDELRVGGQAGNSALAWQALGVDFAIAANVGDDQFGRWLREAFASRAEKWPVRPEGTTLSVGMTHPDGERTFFTTRGHLPRFSLADVLSVLDGNSLSGGYALLCGSFLTEDLTRDYEAFFDWADRHGIAVALDTGWPIDGWTEANCAATRAWLSRCHLALFNEVETVTLAATPSPVEAAREIRSSMRQGATFVVKRGPQGAIVIDPDGNLVEATAPDVRVVDTIGAGDVFNAAFLAALAQERPLSACLRAATHVASRAISTLPRNYGGPMHLEEPMHERA from the coding sequence ATGCGACCGCTTGCGGTGATCGGCAACGTCAATGTCGATTTGATCGTCGGACCGGTCCCGCCGTGGCCGAAGGCGGGAACCGAGACCGTCGTCGACCATGACGAATTGCGCGTCGGCGGCCAGGCCGGCAACAGCGCACTGGCGTGGCAGGCGCTGGGCGTCGACTTCGCTATTGCCGCCAATGTCGGCGACGACCAGTTCGGCCGCTGGCTTCGCGAGGCTTTCGCAAGCCGCGCCGAAAAATGGCCGGTGCGTCCCGAAGGCACGACGCTGTCGGTCGGCATGACCCATCCGGATGGCGAGCGGACCTTCTTCACCACGCGCGGCCACCTGCCGCGCTTCAGCCTTGCCGACGTCCTGTCCGTTCTGGATGGCAACTCGCTTTCTGGCGGCTACGCGCTGCTCTGCGGCTCCTTCCTGACCGAAGACCTGACGCGCGACTACGAGGCGTTTTTCGACTGGGCGGACCGCCACGGCATTGCCGTCGCGCTCGACACCGGCTGGCCGATCGACGGCTGGACCGAAGCCAACTGCGCCGCGACAAGGGCATGGCTCTCGCGCTGCCACCTAGCCCTTTTCAACGAGGTCGAGACGGTGACGCTGGCGGCAACCCCAAGCCCGGTGGAAGCCGCGCGCGAAATCCGCTCCAGCATGCGGCAGGGTGCGACCTTCGTCGTCAAGCGCGGGCCGCAAGGCGCCATCGTCATCGATCCGGACGGGAACCTCGTCGAAGCCACGGCGCCTGATGTCCGCGTTGTCGACACGATCGGTGCCGGCGATGTCTTCAACGCCGCCTTCCTGGCGGCCCTCGCCCAGGAACGGCCGCTGTCCGCCTGCCTTCGCGCCGCGACGCATGTCGCTTCGCGCGCCATTTCCACTCTGCCCCGCAACTATGGCGGGCCGATGCATCTCGAGGAGCCCATGCATGAGCGCGCTTGA
- a CDS encoding SIS domain-containing protein, producing the protein MMMTATKTRPAGLAAIDREMARQHADARTSFEQNAAVAQQVAASIGKTGRLLLLGMGGSHAVGRAVEPLYRALGIDTLALPLSEQLGQPLPLAGRTVLVTSQSGESAEVVRWFAEAGGAADVFGLTLESTSFLARTVPCLVGAGGTELAFAATRSLTVSFALHLAILAALGDDPDAALGALDQPHDTDIKQALAALEKVTAIVTSGRRLQGVAEALALGLTELSRLPCFSLEGGQLRHGPMEMLGPRIGVILFRGNDPTAELVTAMATSVVEAGAPLVIFDASGQPPVAGAVTLPFKPASGMAAIFAMLPVAQRLMIAFADARVDNAGTPVRTTKITRSE; encoded by the coding sequence ATGATGATGACTGCGACAAAAACCCGGCCGGCCGGACTGGCCGCGATCGACCGTGAGATGGCGCGACAGCATGCCGACGCGCGCACTTCGTTCGAACAGAACGCCGCCGTGGCGCAACAGGTCGCCGCCTCGATCGGGAAGACCGGACGCCTGCTGCTGCTCGGCATGGGTGGTTCGCATGCGGTCGGACGTGCCGTCGAGCCGCTCTATCGCGCGCTCGGCATCGATACCCTTGCGCTGCCGCTGTCGGAACAGCTCGGCCAGCCGCTGCCGCTGGCGGGACGGACGGTGCTTGTCACCTCGCAATCGGGCGAGAGCGCTGAGGTCGTCAGGTGGTTTGCGGAGGCCGGCGGTGCCGCCGATGTTTTCGGCCTGACCCTGGAAAGCACCTCCTTCCTGGCGCGCACGGTGCCTTGCCTGGTCGGCGCCGGCGGCACCGAACTGGCCTTTGCCGCGACCCGCAGCCTGACCGTGAGCTTCGCCTTGCACCTGGCCATCCTTGCAGCCCTCGGCGACGACCCGGATGCCGCGCTCGGCGCGCTGGACCAGCCGCACGACACGGACATCAAGCAGGCGCTCGCGGCACTGGAGAAGGTGACGGCCATCGTCACCTCCGGCCGCCGGCTGCAGGGCGTCGCGGAGGCCCTGGCGCTCGGCCTCACCGAACTGTCGCGGTTGCCGTGCTTTTCACTCGAAGGCGGCCAGTTGCGGCATGGGCCGATGGAGATGCTCGGCCCGCGGATCGGCGTCATCCTGTTTCGCGGCAACGACCCGACGGCGGAGCTGGTGACCGCCATGGCCACCTCCGTGGTCGAGGCCGGCGCGCCCCTCGTCATCTTCGACGCGTCAGGGCAACCGCCCGTGGCGGGTGCCGTCACGCTTCCGTTCAAACCGGCTTCCGGTATGGCCGCCATCTTTGCCATGCTGCCGGTCGCCCAGCGCCTGATGATCGCTTTCGCCGATGCCCGTGTCGACAATGCCGGCACGCCTGTTCGCACCACCAAGATCACCAGGAGCGAGTGA
- a CDS encoding carbohydrate ABC transporter permease encodes MERKSLGFTIFIHVCALLLAAIILAPIAWLFIMSISPAADLAGKPLRWWPQAADFSRYRQLLSTAENSAGAAFTSSLRNSLEIAGMATLAALALAIPAGWAVSRTPAIGWSLSMVIATYMLPPVALAVPLYMGLSHLGLLNNVFGLALVYLTILAPFTTWLMKSGFDSIPREIEAAAMIDGAGLFQTLRIITLPLAAPVMATSALFAVLLAWDEFFYALLFTSDQRAKTLTVAIADLAGGRVSDYGLIATAGVLAALPPVLIGLVMQRALISGLTSGGVKG; translated from the coding sequence ATGGAACGCAAGAGCCTCGGCTTCACCATCTTCATCCACGTCTGCGCATTGCTGCTCGCCGCGATCATCCTGGCGCCTATCGCCTGGCTGTTCATCATGAGCATTTCGCCGGCCGCCGATCTTGCCGGCAAGCCGCTGCGCTGGTGGCCGCAGGCGGCCGACTTCTCGCGCTACCGGCAATTGCTGTCGACGGCTGAAAACAGCGCCGGCGCCGCCTTCACCTCGTCGCTGCGCAACAGCCTGGAGATCGCCGGCATGGCGACGCTGGCGGCATTGGCCCTGGCCATCCCCGCCGGCTGGGCGGTGTCGCGCACGCCGGCGATCGGCTGGTCGCTGTCGATGGTCATCGCCACCTATATGCTGCCGCCGGTGGCGTTGGCCGTGCCGCTCTATATGGGCCTGTCGCATCTCGGCCTGCTCAACAATGTCTTCGGCCTGGCGTTGGTTTACCTGACCATACTGGCGCCCTTCACCACCTGGCTGATGAAATCGGGCTTCGATTCCATCCCGCGCGAAATCGAGGCGGCGGCGATGATCGACGGCGCCGGCCTGTTCCAGACCCTGCGCATCATCACGCTGCCGCTCGCCGCACCGGTGATGGCGACATCGGCGCTGTTTGCCGTGCTGCTCGCCTGGGATGAATTCTTCTATGCGCTGCTGTTCACCTCCGACCAGCGCGCCAAGACCCTGACCGTCGCCATCGCCGATTTGGCCGGCGGCCGTGTTTCCGATTATGGGCTGATCGCCACCGCCGGCGTACTCGCCGCTCTGCCGCCGGTGCTGATCGGCCTGGTCATGCAGCGGGCGCTGATTTCGGGCCTGACCAGCGGCGGTGTGAAAGGATGA
- a CDS encoding carbohydrate ABC transporter permease, producing MSGTWMTTRAWLLMLPLLVVMIAVIGWPLVDTVSLSFTDAKLVGTGGDFVGFDNYTKMLSSTNFSRTLVTTALFAVISVAAEMVIGVLAALLLNQEFRGRAILRALMILPWALPTVVNATLWRLIYNPEYGALNAALTQLHLIDAYRSWLGEPGTALAALIVADCWKNFPLVALIALAALQAVPRDITAASLVDGAGPFNRFRFVILPYLAGPLMVALVLRTIEAFKVFDIIWVMTRGGPANSTRTLSILVYQEAFSFQRAGSGASLALIVTLLVTVLAVAYATLVRKTAGSAA from the coding sequence ATGTCGGGCACCTGGATGACCACCCGTGCGTGGTTGCTGATGCTGCCGCTGCTCGTGGTCATGATCGCCGTCATCGGCTGGCCGCTGGTCGATACGGTCAGCCTTTCCTTCACCGATGCCAAGCTGGTCGGCACGGGTGGCGATTTCGTCGGCTTCGACAATTACACGAAGATGCTGTCGAGCACGAATTTCTCGCGCACGCTGGTCACCACGGCGCTGTTCGCGGTCATTTCGGTTGCCGCCGAGATGGTGATCGGCGTTCTTGCGGCCCTTTTGCTCAATCAGGAATTTCGTGGCCGCGCCATCCTGCGTGCCCTGATGATCCTGCCCTGGGCGTTGCCGACGGTGGTCAACGCCACCCTGTGGCGGCTGATCTACAATCCTGAATATGGCGCGCTGAACGCGGCTCTCACGCAACTCCATCTGATCGACGCCTATCGCTCCTGGCTTGGTGAACCCGGCACGGCGCTGGCGGCCCTGATCGTCGCCGACTGCTGGAAGAACTTTCCGCTGGTGGCGCTGATTGCGCTCGCCGCCCTGCAGGCGGTGCCGCGCGACATCACCGCCGCCTCGCTGGTCGACGGCGCCGGGCCCTTCAACCGCTTCCGCTTCGTCATCCTGCCCTACCTCGCCGGCCCGCTGATGGTGGCGCTGGTGCTGCGCACCATCGAGGCGTTCAAGGTCTTCGACATTATCTGGGTGATGACCCGCGGCGGCCCGGCCAACAGCACGCGCACGCTGTCGATCCTCGTCTACCAGGAGGCCTTCTCCTTCCAGCGCGCCGGCTCCGGCGCGTCGCTGGCGCTGATCGTCACGCTGCTCGTGACGGTGCTCGCCGTCGCCTATGCGACGCTGGTCAGGAAGACCGCCGGGAGTGCCGCCTGA